A region of Thermococcus piezophilus DNA encodes the following proteins:
- the hydA gene encoding NADPH-dependent hydrogenase/sulfhydrogenase 1 subunit alpha: protein MYIPITVDHIARVEGKGGIEIVMGDEGVTEVKLNIIEGPRFFEAITIGKKLEEALAVYPRICSFCSAAHKLTALEAAEKAVGFTPREEIQALREVLYIGDMIESHALHLYLLVLPDYLGYSNPLSMIDEYKKEIEIALKLKNLGSWMMDVLGSRAIHQENAILGGFGKLPDKTTLEEMKEKLKEALPLAEYTFELFAKMKQYKEVEGPIIHMAVKPRGDVYGIYGDYIKVSDGFKFPVEEYKKHIVERVVEHSFANHSFYNGERPFMVSAISRIANNAELLYGRAKELYSQYRDLLQPTNPFTNNLAQALELVYFIERAIDLIDETLAKWPIRPKDEVGIRDGRGVSFTEAPRGLLVYTLEIKDGRVAYADIITPTAMNLAMMEHHVRMMAEKHSNDEPEQLKLLAEMVVRAYDPCISCSVHVARL, encoded by the coding sequence ATGTACATACCAATTACTGTTGATCACATTGCGCGTGTAGAGGGAAAAGGTGGAATCGAGATAGTCATGGGCGACGAAGGCGTTACGGAGGTCAAGCTCAATATCATCGAGGGTCCAAGGTTCTTTGAGGCGATAACCATAGGCAAGAAGCTTGAAGAAGCCTTGGCCGTTTATCCAAGAATTTGCTCCTTCTGTTCAGCAGCTCACAAGCTCACCGCCCTGGAGGCTGCTGAGAAAGCGGTAGGCTTCACCCCTAGGGAAGAGATTCAGGCCCTGAGGGAGGTCCTCTACATAGGCGACATGATAGAGAGCCACGCACTTCACCTCTACCTCCTCGTCCTGCCGGACTATCTCGGCTACTCCAATCCACTCAGCATGATAGATGAATACAAGAAGGAAATCGAGATAGCCCTAAAGCTCAAGAACCTCGGCTCGTGGATGATGGACGTTCTTGGAAGCAGGGCGATCCACCAAGAAAATGCTATCTTGGGTGGCTTCGGAAAGCTCCCCGATAAAACCACACTAGAGGAGATGAAGGAGAAGCTCAAGGAGGCACTTCCGCTGGCAGAATACACCTTCGAGCTCTTTGCAAAGATGAAGCAGTACAAAGAGGTGGAGGGTCCGATAATCCACATGGCAGTTAAGCCGAGGGGAGACGTCTACGGCATCTACGGAGATTACATCAAGGTGAGCGACGGTTTCAAATTCCCAGTTGAAGAGTACAAGAAGCACATAGTTGAGAGGGTTGTGGAGCACAGCTTCGCCAATCACAGCTTTTACAACGGCGAAAGGCCATTCATGGTCAGTGCAATTTCAAGGATAGCCAATAACGCAGAGCTGCTCTACGGCAGGGCCAAAGAGCTCTACTCGCAGTATAGAGATCTTCTACAGCCAACCAACCCCTTCACCAACAACCTCGCCCAGGCACTTGAGCTCGTCTACTTCATAGAAAGGGCCATAGACCTAATCGATGAAACTCTCGCTAAGTGGCCGATACGGCCGAAAGACGAGGTGGGGATAAGGGACGGAAGGGGAGTAAGCTTCACCGAGGCACCGAGGGGACTGCTCGTCTACACGCTCGAGATCAAGGACGGTAGGGTGGCTTACGCTGATATAATAACCCCAACAGCGATGAACCTGGCCATGATGGAGCACCACGTCAGGATGATGGCTGAGAAGC
- the hydD gene encoding NADPH-dependent hydrogenase/sulfhydrogenase 1 subunit delta: MAGKIRIGFYALTSCYGCQLQFAMMDEIIQLLNKANIECWFMIDRDSDEDRDVDIAFIEGSVSTEEEVELVKKVREKAKIVIAVGSCAVHGGVQSWANDKKLEELWKTVYGDAKVKFQPKMAEPVEKYIKVDYKIYGCPPEKKDFLYALGTFLVGSWPEDIDYPVCLECRLKGNPCILIEKGEPCLGPVTVAGCDARCPSYGIACIGCRGAISYDVAWFDSLAMTFKEKGLTKEEILERMKIFNAHNPKLEEMVNKIFEEGE, translated from the coding sequence ATGGCAGGGAAAATTAGGATCGGGTTTTACGCTCTCACCTCATGCTACGGCTGTCAGCTTCAGTTCGCCATGATGGATGAAATAATTCAGCTCCTCAATAAGGCCAATATCGAGTGCTGGTTTATGATAGACAGAGACAGCGACGAAGATAGAGACGTTGATATAGCCTTCATCGAGGGCAGCGTTTCAACAGAGGAGGAAGTCGAGCTTGTAAAGAAAGTTAGGGAGAAGGCAAAAATAGTCATCGCGGTTGGCTCCTGCGCTGTTCACGGAGGAGTGCAGAGCTGGGCCAATGACAAGAAGCTCGAAGAGCTTTGGAAGACTGTTTACGGCGATGCCAAAGTAAAGTTCCAGCCGAAGATGGCTGAGCCTGTTGAGAAGTACATCAAGGTTGATTACAAAATCTACGGCTGCCCGCCGGAGAAGAAGGACTTTCTCTACGCCCTTGGAACCTTCCTCGTCGGCTCGTGGCCGGAGGACATAGACTATCCCGTCTGCCTCGAGTGCAGGCTGAAGGGCAACCCATGCATACTCATAGAAAAGGGCGAGCCATGCCTTGGACCAGTGACTGTAGCTGGTTGCGACGCAAGGTGTCCGAGCTACGGAATAGCGTGCATAGGGTGTAGAGGTGCTATAAGTTACGATGTTGCATGGTTCGACTCACTGGCCATGACATTCAAGGAGAAGGGCCTCACTAAGGAAGAAATCCTCGAAAGAATGAAGATTTTCAACGCACACAATCCAAAGCTTGAGGAGATGGTTAACAAAATTTTTGAGGAGGGAGAATGA
- the hydG gene encoding NADPH-dependent hydrogenase/sulfhydrogenase 1 subunit gamma: MSESNVCLCHDNPYALDKVKVLRVYSLTEKEKLFLFRFEDPEIAENWTFKPGQFVQLTIQGVGEVPISICSSPMRKGFFELCIRKAGRVTTVVHRLQPGDTVLVRGPYGNGFPVDEWKGMDLLLIAAGLGTAPLRSVFLYAMDNRWKYGNITFINTARYGKDLLFYKELEAMKDLAEAENVKIIQSVTRDPDWPGLHGRPQNFIVEANTNPKNTAIAICGPPRMYKAVFEALINYGYRPENIYVTLERKMKCGIGKCGHCNVGTSTSWKYVCKDGPVFTYFDIVSTPGLLD, from the coding sequence ATGAGCGAGTCCAACGTCTGCCTCTGCCATGACAATCCGTACGCCCTTGACAAGGTCAAAGTTCTCAGGGTGTACTCACTGACTGAGAAGGAGAAGCTTTTCCTGTTCAGGTTTGAGGATCCAGAGATAGCCGAGAACTGGACCTTCAAGCCAGGACAGTTCGTCCAGCTCACCATTCAGGGTGTTGGAGAGGTCCCAATAAGCATCTGTTCATCACCTATGAGGAAGGGATTCTTTGAGCTATGCATAAGGAAAGCAGGAAGAGTTACAACCGTTGTCCACAGGCTCCAGCCTGGCGACACCGTCTTAGTGAGGGGACCCTACGGAAACGGCTTCCCAGTGGACGAGTGGAAGGGCATGGACTTACTCCTAATCGCTGCTGGCCTCGGAACTGCCCCGCTCAGGAGTGTCTTCCTCTACGCTATGGACAACCGCTGGAAGTACGGAAACATAACCTTTATCAACACAGCCCGTTATGGAAAGGACCTCCTCTTCTACAAGGAGCTTGAGGCCATGAAAGACCTTGCCGAAGCCGAAAATGTCAAGATAATCCAGAGCGTTACGCGCGACCCAGACTGGCCAGGCCTGCATGGGAGGCCTCAGAACTTCATAGTTGAAGCCAACACCAACCCAAAGAACACCGCCATAGCCATATGCGGCCCGCCGAGAATGTATAAGGCAGTCTTTGAAGCGCTCATAAACTACGGATACCGCCCGGAGAACATCTACGTGACTCTGGAAAGAAAGATGAAGTGCGGAATAGGTAAGTGTGGTCACTGCAACGTCGGAACGAGTACCTCATGGAAATACGTGTGTAAAGATGGCCCCGTCTTTACGTACTTTGACATAGTCTCAACCCCAGGACTGCTTGATTGA
- the hydB gene encoding NADPH-dependent hydrogenase/sulfhydrogenase 1 subunit beta, whose protein sequence is MRYVKLPKENTYEFLERLKNLGKLYAPVKISDQFYDFRKIDDVRKIEFNYTRTLMPPKKFFFPPREKMFEFSISKAEYREVIPEIEPFVIFGLHACDIYGLKILDSIYLDEYPDKYYKVRREKGIIIGISCMPDEYCFCNLLRTDFEHDGFDLFFHELPDGWLVRIGTPTGHRIVDKNIKLFTKVTSEDICAFREFERKRAKAFKYHEEWDNIHYLLELEMEHPLWEKEADKCFACGNCNTVCPTCRCYEVRDVVNIDGDTGYRERRWDSCKFRSHALVAGGHNFRPTKKDRFINRYLCKMSFHWTLGINFCVGCGRCTTFCPAGIDFVKNLRIIAGLEDPACPSELSEEIPKKGFAYANNVKGEDI, encoded by the coding sequence ATGAGATACGTCAAGCTTCCAAAAGAAAATACATATGAATTTTTAGAAAGACTAAAAAACCTCGGAAAGCTGTACGCCCCAGTGAAAATTTCCGATCAGTTCTATGATTTTAGAAAAATTGACGACGTCAGAAAGATTGAATTCAACTACACGAGAACTCTGATGCCGCCGAAGAAGTTCTTCTTCCCACCAAGGGAGAAGATGTTCGAGTTCAGCATCTCAAAAGCAGAGTACAGGGAAGTAATCCCCGAAATCGAGCCCTTCGTCATCTTCGGTCTCCACGCCTGCGACATCTACGGTCTGAAGATACTCGACAGCATATACCTGGATGAGTACCCTGACAAGTACTACAAGGTCAGGCGTGAAAAAGGAATAATCATCGGTATAAGCTGCATGCCAGATGAGTACTGCTTCTGCAACCTGCTAAGAACTGACTTTGAGCATGACGGCTTTGACCTGTTTTTCCACGAGCTTCCCGATGGCTGGCTGGTGAGGATCGGAACTCCCACGGGCCACAGGATAGTTGACAAGAACATCAAGCTGTTTACCAAAGTCACATCCGAGGACATCTGCGCCTTCAGGGAATTTGAAAGGAAGCGTGCCAAGGCATTTAAGTATCACGAAGAGTGGGACAACATCCACTATCTGCTGGAGCTCGAGATGGAGCACCCACTCTGGGAAAAAGAGGCAGATAAATGCTTTGCCTGTGGCAACTGCAACACCGTCTGTCCAACCTGCAGGTGCTATGAGGTTAGGGACGTCGTGAATATTGATGGCGACACAGGCTACAGGGAAAGGCGCTGGGATTCGTGTAAGTTTAGGAGCCACGCGCTCGTGGCTGGCGGTCACAACTTCAGGCCTACCAAAAAGGACCGCTTCATAAATCGCTATCTCTGTAAGATGTCCTTTCACTGGACGCTTGGAATCAACTTCTGTGTCGGCTGTGGAAGGTGTACCACCTTCTGTCCGGCTGGCATTGATTTCGTGAAGAACCTCAGAATTATAGCTGGATTGGAGGACCCAGCCTGCCCGTCTGAGTTAAGCGAAGAAATCCCGAAGAAAGGTTTTGCATACGCCAACAATGTGAAGGGTGAGGACATATGA
- a CDS encoding formate/nitrite transporter family protein, which translates to MLYDVHETVDVCSNVGCVKTKATPSRLLFAGFMAGAYIAFGFIFAIVASASFHPKLGTFPNLSLFKLLLGAVFPVGLIAVLLGGADLWTGNAHIVTLSKMTGRASIKDVLYNWIGSYTGNFVGSVFVAFLAVYGTGLMAGGLFKDVLIGIGNYKVALTPWKALWLGIGCNWLVNVVIWLYIRAKDTAGKVIVTWFPIFAFVAIGFEHSIANMWAISASIFASDGAISWVQFFHNIIPVTIGNAIGGFLFVGFYHWYLADGRNAIKELIDFVEVLALFVFIIVPIPAGIAYALSGLGNIATWLVPLIISVYGVVMTYLVRRAL; encoded by the coding sequence GTGCTGTATGATGTTCATGAGACCGTGGATGTATGCTCAAACGTTGGCTGTGTTAAGACCAAGGCCACTCCATCAAGGCTGCTCTTTGCGGGTTTCATGGCTGGTGCATACATAGCCTTTGGATTCATTTTTGCCATCGTCGCTAGTGCAAGCTTCCATCCAAAGCTGGGCACTTTCCCAAACCTATCTCTCTTCAAGCTGCTTCTGGGTGCAGTTTTCCCAGTCGGTCTCATAGCCGTCCTTCTTGGCGGTGCGGATCTCTGGACGGGCAACGCCCATATAGTAACACTTTCGAAAATGACGGGCAGGGCGAGCATTAAGGATGTGCTCTACAACTGGATCGGCAGCTACACGGGCAATTTCGTAGGCTCGGTCTTCGTGGCATTCTTGGCAGTTTACGGAACGGGGCTCATGGCAGGTGGTTTGTTCAAGGACGTTCTGATAGGCATTGGCAACTACAAAGTGGCGCTCACCCCATGGAAGGCCCTCTGGCTGGGAATAGGTTGTAACTGGCTTGTGAACGTGGTGATATGGCTCTACATTCGCGCCAAAGACACTGCCGGGAAGGTAATCGTAACCTGGTTCCCGATCTTCGCCTTCGTTGCCATAGGTTTTGAGCACAGCATAGCCAATATGTGGGCCATAAGCGCCAGCATATTTGCCTCGGACGGTGCGATAAGCTGGGTCCAGTTCTTCCACAACATAATCCCAGTCACGATAGGAAATGCCATTGGGGGCTTCCTCTTTGTGGGCTTCTACCACTGGTACCTCGCTGACGGTAGAAATGCCATTAAAGAGCTGATTGACTTCGTCGAGGTGCTGGCACTCTTCGTCTTTATCATAGTGCCTATCCCAGCGGGAATAGCCTACGCCCTCAGCGGTCTCGGAAACATTGCCACATGGCTTGTGCCACTCATCATAAGTGTCTATGGAGTTGTGATGACATATTTAGTAAGGAGAGCGCTGTGA
- the fdhF gene encoding formate dehydrogenase subunit alpha, with product MEEFKIGLCPYCGMGCRFYIKTLNGQPIGIEPYPGGVNEGKLCPKGVAAVDFLRHKDRLKKPLKRTENGLVEINWEQAIKEIAEKLLEIREKYGPDTLGFFSSARCSNEENYLLQKIARLLGTNNVDHCARLCHASTVVGLAQTVGAAAQSGSYTDIPKAKVLLIWGYNPSETHPVLMRYILRARDNGAKIIVVDPRKTGTVWFADMHLQLKPGTDIVLANAMMHVIIEERLYDREFIMNRTKGFEKLIAVVQKYTPEYAEEITGVPAKLIRESAITFATAGRGIVMWAMGLTQHVTGAANVKVLADLALICGYVGREGTGLFPMRGQNNVQGACDMAALPNVFPGYQKVTDDEKRKYMAEIWGVEDLSSKPGLTIPEMIDAAAKGELKALYIMGENPVMSDPNTKHVIEALKNLELLVVQDIFLTETAELAHYVLPAAAYAEKEGSFTASERRVQWNFKAIEPPGEAKPDWEILTMLGKALGLPKFDYSDVEDITREITLVAPQYRGITPDRLKREVMGVQWPCPSEDHSGTPRLHVERFATPDGKANIIPVEFKPPAEEPDEEYPFILTTFRIVGQYHTLTMSNRSESLKKRWSSPYAQISPKDAEKLGIQDGEVIRIVTRRGSYTCRAVVTEDVSEGVIAVPWHWGANILTNDVLDPEAKIPELKVAACRVEKIGGC from the coding sequence ATGGAGGAGTTTAAGATTGGCCTGTGCCCATACTGTGGGATGGGGTGCAGGTTTTACATAAAGACTCTTAACGGGCAGCCCATAGGAATAGAGCCGTATCCTGGTGGTGTTAATGAAGGAAAGCTCTGTCCAAAGGGTGTCGCCGCCGTTGACTTCCTCAGACACAAAGATAGGCTGAAAAAGCCGCTCAAGAGAACTGAAAACGGCTTAGTCGAGATAAACTGGGAACAGGCGATAAAGGAGATTGCTGAAAAGCTTCTGGAGATACGCGAGAAGTACGGGCCGGATACGTTAGGCTTCTTCTCAAGTGCCCGTTGTTCCAACGAGGAGAACTACCTCCTGCAGAAAATAGCCCGCCTTCTGGGCACCAACAACGTCGACCACTGCGCGAGGCTCTGTCACGCCTCAACGGTTGTCGGTCTTGCTCAGACGGTTGGCGCTGCCGCTCAGAGCGGCTCCTACACAGACATACCCAAGGCTAAGGTACTCTTGATATGGGGATACAACCCGTCAGAAACCCACCCGGTTCTCATGCGCTACATCCTCCGCGCGAGGGACAACGGAGCCAAGATAATCGTCGTAGATCCGAGGAAGACGGGGACTGTCTGGTTCGCCGATATGCACCTCCAGCTTAAGCCTGGAACGGACATAGTCCTAGCCAACGCTATGATGCACGTCATCATTGAAGAAAGGCTCTATGACAGGGAGTTCATCATGAACCGGACGAAGGGCTTTGAGAAGCTCATAGCAGTTGTCCAGAAGTACACGCCAGAATACGCCGAGGAAATAACCGGTGTCCCCGCCAAGCTTATCAGAGAATCCGCTATAACCTTTGCCACTGCCGGACGGGGCATCGTGATGTGGGCAATGGGACTGACGCAGCACGTCACTGGGGCGGCCAATGTTAAGGTCCTCGCTGATCTGGCTCTGATCTGTGGCTACGTCGGAAGAGAAGGAACAGGTCTCTTCCCGATGCGCGGTCAGAACAATGTTCAGGGAGCATGTGACATGGCAGCCTTGCCAAACGTCTTTCCAGGCTATCAGAAGGTAACTGACGACGAAAAGAGGAAGTACATGGCAGAAATTTGGGGCGTTGAAGATCTCTCATCGAAGCCGGGCCTTACCATTCCAGAGATGATTGATGCGGCTGCTAAAGGCGAGTTGAAGGCACTCTACATAATGGGCGAGAATCCGGTCATGAGCGATCCGAACACAAAGCACGTTATCGAGGCTCTCAAGAACCTCGAACTTCTTGTTGTTCAGGATATATTCCTCACCGAAACGGCCGAGCTGGCTCACTACGTGCTCCCAGCAGCCGCATATGCCGAGAAGGAAGGATCATTTACCGCAAGCGAGAGGCGCGTCCAGTGGAACTTCAAGGCTATTGAGCCGCCGGGAGAAGCCAAACCGGACTGGGAGATACTGACGATGCTTGGAAAGGCTCTCGGCCTGCCAAAGTTCGACTACTCAGACGTTGAAGATATTACGAGGGAGATAACCCTCGTTGCTCCGCAGTACCGTGGGATAACCCCTGATAGGCTCAAGCGAGAGGTTATGGGTGTGCAGTGGCCGTGCCCGAGCGAGGATCATTCTGGAACGCCGAGGCTGCATGTCGAGCGCTTCGCCACCCCCGACGGAAAGGCCAACATAATCCCCGTAGAGTTCAAGCCACCTGCAGAAGAGCCCGATGAGGAGTACCCATTCATACTGACGACATTCCGCATCGTCGGCCAGTACCACACACTTACGATGAGCAACAGGAGTGAGAGCCTGAAGAAGCGCTGGTCCAGCCCGTACGCCCAGATAAGTCCGAAAGATGCAGAGAAGCTGGGTATACAGGATGGTGAAGTGATAAGGATAGTTACGAGACGTGGAAGCTACACCTGCAGGGCGGTCGTTACTGAAGATGTCTCGGAAGGAGTGATCGCAGTTCCATGGCACTGGGGGGCCAATATACTCACGAACGATGTCCTCGATCCAGAGGCGAAGATTCCTGAGCTGAAGGTGGCCGCCTGTAGGGTGGAGAAGATCGGGGGGTGCTGA
- a CDS encoding 4Fe-4S dicluster domain-containing protein gives MEKKLFINLGRCIACRACEVACEKEHGISFITVYEFRDIAVPLNCRHCEKAPCIEVCPTKAIYRDEDGAVVIDRSKCIGCYMCSAVCPYAIPIVDPIKELAVKCDLCAERRKEGKGPFCAAVCPTDAIIYADLNELMEEKRKRKAERIVEAQRKAVETLAYFG, from the coding sequence ATGGAGAAAAAGCTGTTCATAAACCTCGGGCGTTGCATTGCCTGCCGCGCCTGCGAGGTGGCCTGTGAGAAAGAGCATGGAATTTCATTCATCACGGTCTATGAGTTCAGGGACATAGCGGTTCCCCTCAACTGCCGCCACTGTGAGAAGGCTCCGTGTATCGAAGTCTGCCCGACGAAGGCCATCTATCGCGACGAAGATGGCGCAGTTGTGATAGACAGGTCTAAGTGTATCGGCTGCTACATGTGTTCAGCTGTCTGCCCTTACGCGATTCCTATAGTTGACCCGATAAAAGAGCTGGCTGTGAAGTGCGACCTATGTGCCGAAAGAAGGAAGGAGGGCAAAGGTCCGTTCTGCGCTGCGGTCTGCCCAACTGATGCGATAATCTACGCCGACCTCAACGAGCTGATGGAGGAGAAGAGGAAGCGCAAGGCTGAGCGCATCGTCGAAGCCCAGAGGAAAGCGGTTGAAACGCTCGCCTACTTCGGGTGA
- a CDS encoding 4Fe-4S dicluster domain-containing protein: MAVLKVGLCVGCGVCAKACPHSAISVFEDGVRRIVFDSKKCEECSFECNEACPMGALEGKPDKVGLVFEFAYCVICGKRLNVVKEEAEYLAKKLIELGENPEIAFLCDNCKRKRLFGVANKYEAYLG; the protein is encoded by the coding sequence ATGGCGGTGCTGAAAGTGGGGCTCTGTGTGGGGTGCGGGGTCTGTGCAAAGGCCTGCCCCCACTCGGCCATTTCAGTTTTTGAAGATGGTGTGAGGAGGATAGTCTTCGACTCGAAGAAATGCGAAGAATGCTCCTTTGAGTGTAACGAAGCCTGTCCAATGGGGGCGCTGGAAGGGAAGCCGGACAAAGTGGGACTGGTCTTTGAGTTTGCCTACTGTGTCATCTGCGGGAAAAGGCTCAACGTCGTGAAGGAGGAAGCCGAGTATCTTGCAAAAAAGCTGATTGAGCTGGGTGAAAACCCAGAGATTGCCTTTCTCTGTGATAACTGCAAGAGGAAAAGGCTGTTTGGTGTTGCCAACAAATATGAGGCTTACCTGGGGTGA
- a CDS encoding FAD-dependent oxidoreductase: MSGMRFAFLCRERPEPTGKKIAIIGAGPAGLAATGYLVCQGHEVHVYDKLPEPGGLMLFGIPELRIPIYRVREGYEELERVYNVKFFTRTKVYFGNLEGESGDEFVENRVDFKELVEKYDAVLIATGTWKCWIPNMEGEELEGVFPALEYLFRIKSAKLGHMDWGKVALVEGKKVLVVGAGHTAVDAALESVLLGADTVYLSYRRTIREAPAGAYEINLLQQRGVKWLERTMPVRIIGENGKVRAVELVKTKLSEPDESGRRRPVPVEGSNFQIDVDYVIFAVGQSPTPPFAEEIDIAVDKKGRIVVDNRHMTSREGVFAAGDVVLGPSTVGKAVKDGLYAAEAMHMWLMGR; this comes from the coding sequence ATGAGCGGGATGAGGTTTGCGTTCCTGTGTAGGGAAAGACCAGAACCAACTGGGAAGAAAATAGCCATTATCGGAGCCGGACCGGCAGGTTTGGCGGCAACTGGCTACCTTGTCTGCCAAGGTCATGAGGTTCATGTTTACGACAAGTTGCCGGAGCCTGGAGGATTAATGCTATTTGGCATACCAGAGTTAAGGATTCCAATATACCGCGTTAGAGAAGGCTATGAAGAATTAGAAAGGGTCTACAATGTCAAGTTCTTCACCAGAACCAAAGTGTACTTTGGGAATCTGGAAGGAGAATCAGGAGACGAGTTCGTTGAGAACAGGGTAGACTTCAAGGAACTCGTGGAGAAGTACGATGCTGTACTAATAGCAACAGGAACATGGAAGTGCTGGATTCCAAACATGGAGGGAGAGGAGCTTGAGGGTGTCTTCCCGGCCCTCGAGTACCTCTTTAGGATAAAGAGCGCCAAGCTCGGCCACATGGATTGGGGCAAGGTCGCACTAGTAGAGGGTAAGAAAGTGCTGGTCGTTGGTGCTGGTCACACAGCCGTCGATGCTGCATTGGAGAGCGTTCTCCTCGGAGCGGATACGGTGTACCTCAGTTACCGCAGGACGATAAGGGAGGCTCCTGCGGGGGCCTATGAGATTAACCTCCTCCAGCAGAGGGGTGTGAAGTGGCTGGAGAGAACGATGCCGGTCAGGATAATAGGTGAGAACGGAAAGGTCAGAGCTGTGGAGCTGGTGAAGACCAAGCTCAGTGAACCCGACGAGAGCGGCAGGAGGAGGCCTGTTCCAGTAGAAGGTTCGAACTTCCAGATAGACGTGGATTATGTCATCTTCGCCGTCGGTCAGAGCCCCACTCCACCCTTCGCAGAAGAGATCGATATAGCCGTCGATAAGAAGGGCAGGATCGTAGTTGATAATAGGCACATGACGAGCAGGGAAGGTGTTTTTGCCGCAGGAGACGTTGTTTTAGGCCCGTCAACGGTTGGTAAGGCTGTTAAGGATGGCTTGTATGCTGCTGAGGCCATGCACATGTGGCTGATGGGGAGGTGA
- a CDS encoding iron-containing alcohol dehydrogenase encodes MTYFGVGAINKFHDIAKDLKENRGISRVILVTGKSSYKKCGAWDVVKPALEEYGIEYVHYDKVGPNPTVDMVDEATQLGKEFGAQAVISIGGGSPIDSAKSVAILLDYTDKTARDLYELKFTPTKAKPIIAVNTTHGTGTEVDRFAVASIPEKEYKPAIAYDCIYPLYSIDDPALMTKLPADQTRYVTIDALNHITEAATTKVASPYSILLAQETARLIFDYLPEALSHPNNLQARYYLLYASAIAGISFDNGLLHFTHALEHPLSAVKPDLPHGLGLAMLLPAVIKHIYPATARVLAEVYRPLVPEAKGVPGEAELVAKRVEEWLFNIGITQKLTDVGFTEETLTSSPNSP; translated from the coding sequence ATGACATACTTTGGTGTTGGAGCTATTAACAAGTTTCACGATATAGCTAAGGACCTCAAGGAAAACCGCGGCATAAGCAGGGTCATCCTCGTCACTGGAAAGAGCTCATACAAGAAGTGTGGCGCTTGGGACGTTGTCAAGCCCGCCCTTGAGGAGTACGGCATTGAGTACGTTCACTACGACAAGGTCGGCCCGAACCCGACCGTTGATATGGTCGATGAGGCCACTCAGCTCGGTAAAGAGTTCGGAGCCCAGGCCGTTATTAGCATTGGTGGCGGAAGTCCAATAGACAGCGCCAAGAGCGTTGCGATTCTGCTGGATTACACCGACAAGACTGCCAGGGACCTTTACGAGCTTAAGTTCACCCCAACGAAGGCCAAGCCCATCATAGCCGTGAACACTACCCACGGAACCGGAACTGAGGTTGACAGGTTCGCGGTGGCTTCGATTCCTGAGAAGGAGTATAAGCCGGCCATAGCCTACGACTGTATCTACCCGCTCTACTCGATTGATGACCCCGCCCTCATGACCAAGCTTCCAGCCGACCAGACTCGCTACGTAACCATTGATGCGCTCAACCACATCACCGAGGCCGCCACCACCAAGGTCGCCAGCCCGTACTCGATACTCCTAGCCCAGGAGACCGCCAGGCTGATATTCGACTACCTCCCGGAGGCCCTGTCTCACCCGAACAACCTGCAGGCTAGGTACTACCTGCTCTACGCCTCCGCGATAGCGGGCATATCCTTCGACAACGGCCTGCTCCACTTCACACACGCCCTCGAGCACCCGCTCAGCGCCGTGAAGCCAGACCTTCCACATGGACTCGGCCTCGCCATGCTCCTGCCGGCGGTTATCAAGCACATCTACCCGGCCACCGCCAGGGTACTCGCCGAGGTCTACAGGCCGCTCGTCCCGGAGGCCAAGGGGGTCCCGGGAGAGGCTGAGCTCGTTGCAAAGAGGGTTGAAGAGTGGCTCTTCAACATCGGAATTACTCAGAAGCTCACCGACGTAGGATTCACCGAGGAGACGTTGACAAGCTCACCGAACTCGCCATGA